Below is a genomic region from Pseudocalidococcus azoricus BACA0444.
CAGATTTAGCTGATGGTGCTTGCCTTCTGTGTAGCGAGGCAAAACCTCATCACTGTCATCGTCGGTTAGTAGCTGAATACCTCAATGATAAATGGGGAAATATTAGTATATGTCATCTTTAAGGAAAATAGTCTATCTTGCCAACTCACTAAAGTTAACTGAGCGTTGTATCGCAGGGATTGATATTGAAACAGGTCAATGGCTTCGGCCTATCTGCGATGATTTATACCCTAATGATGGTCGAGTTCCAAAGAGTATCCGGGTAATTCAAGATCGAGAACCTGAGTTGCTTGACATATTACAAATTCCTCTGGCTGAAACGGGAAATGACTTTGGTTTCGAATGCGAAAATCGTTTAG
It encodes:
- a CDS encoding dual OB domain-containing protein, which codes for MSSLRKIVYLANSLKLTERCIAGIDIETGQWLRPICDDLYPNDGRVPKSIRVIQDREPELLDILQIPLAETGNDFGFECENRLVLPGEWMQLGKFQPDQLIPYCQNFQHILHNSSRYVNPSELQHIPR